A stretch of Streptococcus sp. oral taxon 061 DNA encodes these proteins:
- a CDS encoding sensor histidine kinase, translating to MRKFRGVRYSLAILMVVNFIAVMLNSIIYLQATNYIIAQRQASLLLERLERIPFAPSTTFWLSAILFAGIALISMSRYRPQTSRWSIFDKRNLLEILLMLLLMWVQNIAYNGLILLVFADIFYGSKELNTKRDRKYWFAFILVSFLMLLVTNSDVFSLFFPIPSLDTYIHFYPESIRILAFFLKNSLYALNMVLFIISLLFYIMNVLAENHEVEQELAMVSKVNTELNNYMALSEKIAEDRERKRIAREIHDTLGHALTGISAGLDAVGVLIDINPSRAKEQVKNVSEVVREGIQDVRGSLNRLRPGALEERTLKDALEKTIREYQILSNLQVDLNYEWIDVDMDVMIEDTIFRVIQESMTNAVRHGHASHMDLHFFEDEEDYMIELQDNGVGFETLTYGYGLKQMMERISILGGQLQFESRDGFFTRVSLPKYKEGR from the coding sequence ATGAGAAAGTTTAGAGGTGTTCGATACAGTTTGGCCATTCTTATGGTCGTGAATTTTATTGCTGTTATGCTCAACAGCATCATCTATCTTCAAGCAACCAACTATATCATTGCTCAACGCCAAGCCTCTCTATTATTGGAGCGCCTAGAGCGTATTCCTTTTGCTCCATCTACGACTTTTTGGTTGTCAGCAATCTTATTTGCTGGGATTGCCTTAATCTCAATGAGTCGTTATAGACCTCAAACAAGTCGATGGTCCATTTTTGATAAGAGGAATCTTCTAGAGATTCTCCTGATGTTACTGTTGATGTGGGTTCAGAACATAGCTTATAACGGGCTCATTCTCTTGGTTTTTGCAGATATCTTCTATGGCTCCAAAGAGTTGAATACCAAGAGAGATCGGAAGTATTGGTTTGCCTTTATCCTAGTGAGCTTCTTGATGCTCCTTGTAACCAATTCAGACGTCTTTTCGCTTTTCTTCCCAATTCCTTCTCTTGATACCTATATTCATTTTTATCCTGAATCTATCCGTATTTTGGCCTTTTTCTTAAAGAATTCCCTCTACGCCTTGAATATGGTACTCTTCATTATTTCACTTTTATTTTATATCATGAATGTCCTTGCGGAAAACCATGAAGTTGAACAAGAGCTGGCCATGGTGTCCAAGGTTAATACCGAGTTGAACAACTATATGGCCTTATCTGAGAAGATTGCAGAGGATCGGGAGCGCAAGCGGATTGCTCGGGAGATTCACGATACCTTGGGACACGCGTTAACAGGGATTTCAGCAGGTTTAGATGCTGTCGGGGTCTTGATTGATATCAATCCAAGTCGTGCCAAAGAGCAGGTAAAAAACGTATCAGAAGTCGTCCGTGAAGGAATCCAGGATGTGAGAGGCTCTCTCAATCGCCTTCGTCCAGGAGCCCTTGAGGAGCGAACTCTCAAAGATGCTTTAGAAAAGACAATCCGCGAGTACCAAATTCTTTCAAACTTGCAAGTTGATCTCAACTATGAATGGATCGATGTCGATATGGACGTCATGATTGAAGATACAATCTTTCGTGTGATACAAGAGTCTATGACTAATGCGGTTCGCCACGGTCATGCCAGCCACATGGACCTCCATTTTTTTGAGGACGAAGAAGATTACATGATTGAGTTGCAGGATAATGGAGTTGGGTTTGAAACCTTGACCTATGGCTACGGACTCAAACAGATGATGGAGCGTATTTCAATTCTAGGAGGCCAGCTTCAATTTGAAAGTCGCGATGGATTTTTCACACGTGTTAGTTTACCAAAATATAAAGAAGGGAGATAA
- a CDS encoding response regulator transcription factor: MIKVMVADDQSLIRESLKIILSAYSDIEVVATVEDGNHVLSSIPHSHPDLILMDIRMPGMDGVLATKEVKEHYPDIKIIILTTFDDDEFIYSALKYGASGYLLKGASTEELYEAIKVVHQGGAMINPDIASKVFQIFSQMAKSNFSIAVDEDNVKDLSTTEWRIIQEIGYGESNKEIAAKLFLSEGTVRNYLSTILSKLNLRDRTQLAIWSVQTGVTRRDFSKGNTE, translated from the coding sequence ATGATAAAAGTAATGGTGGCGGATGACCAGTCCTTGATTCGAGAATCTCTGAAAATTATTTTGTCGGCCTACTCAGATATTGAAGTGGTAGCCACAGTGGAAGATGGGAATCATGTCTTGTCTAGCATTCCACACTCGCATCCGGATTTAATCTTAATGGATATTCGGATGCCAGGCATGGATGGGGTTTTGGCTACAAAAGAAGTAAAAGAGCACTATCCGGATATCAAAATTATTATTTTAACAACCTTTGACGATGATGAATTTATCTATAGTGCGCTCAAGTATGGTGCTTCAGGGTATCTCTTAAAAGGAGCCTCGACAGAGGAGCTTTATGAAGCTATTAAGGTGGTGCATCAGGGAGGAGCAATGATCAACCCTGATATCGCAAGCAAGGTCTTTCAAATTTTCTCGCAAATGGCCAAATCAAATTTCTCTATTGCTGTGGATGAGGATAACGTTAAGGATTTGAGCACGACGGAATGGCGCATTATCCAAGAGATTGGCTATGGTGAGTCAAATAAAGAGATTGCGGCTAAACTCTTCTTATCAGAAGGAACTGTTCGTAATTACTTATCAACGATTTTGTCGAAATTAAACCTAAGAGATCGAACGCAATTAGCGATTTGGTCAGTCCAAACAGGAGTGACCCGACGTGATTTTTCAAAAGGAAATACGGAATGA